One genomic window of Bactrocera dorsalis isolate Fly_Bdor chromosome 4, ASM2337382v1, whole genome shotgun sequence includes the following:
- the LOC105222204 gene encoding uncharacterized protein LOC105222204 isoform X4 gives MKLRTTVQISSAIQKKPPLKREDSFLKRFSTRQIPETQETVEDTGSESAFGESNKSTKRRRRFLQKRRSVVNPDENFYFYWLMLLTVSVLYNLWALIVRQSFPELQQAVPIFWFVCDTLTDVVFVFDIVVQLRTGYLEQGLMVYDDKKLALHYIHSRDFFLDIISLIPLDLIQLKIGANPLLRFSRFFKVYRCVKFYYIVESRTVWPNLWRVINLIHILLILAHWFGCFYYLLSEAEGFQGDWVYPYRPGDYATLTRKYLGSLYWSTLTLTTIGDLPTPETNAEPNFSVDGPRSIPRRGIRSRLLQFGSNYGYIFTIVSYLIGVFIFATIVGQVGNVITNRNANRLEFERLLDGAKTYMRHHKVPGGMKRRVLRWYDYSWSRGRIQGGGDINTALGLLPDKLKTELALHVNLSVLKKVTIFQECQPEFLHDLVLKMKAYIFTPGDSICRKGEVAREMFIIADGILEVLSETGKVLTTMKAGDFFGEIGILNLDGLNKRTADVRSVGYSELFSLSREDVLAAMKDYPEAQEILQTLGRKRLMEVRCVNKKYAKAQCNNEQSDHPHVYSNINRSDSSENSASKKIVYKLRKDVKGIRSMLKKTRTRRSDESLEMQPLQDTLNKGNKTTLKRMSHVRSEEKEEKKEEKTHQDKTPSPIGAGLPLLQRLRLLKEKQDREEKAAKAITPQISPPHVHIANALSPQESIQEEPETEVNEALPLMQRLQMLKNKQETKGSDVKVTVKPTSTVSLKQKIQMLNFAGVTKTDTMDNKSKDDKLAIEDQKQTPKTLDVQKYIKHDLGAINKSPKAVTGKSLKVIKPSINTSTERSDSDMSIKPWSKLKLATIMSTSSNNLAKSSPGDSDVEVKTCSSNETPQTPSQGTAVFISTTPSTSTLHSVTATTPNTKPTEQIKSKIVATNHSNVSKKSYHSVFDLSPEYSGLPFVKRLKILNERQKLEELEKALQMRSFSLDSSKITSQLAVPEPLYRCFSDVSEMYSQFFTAYESSSSNSTNTSLSNNNNERKDKYIPPAYLPLSPEQNETSERRKLKCILQKLRHNSEECKSAFQNENEDSCVTEKPNKKLLREPTLEGYVARHSMLMKSITIKPTLSSPPNSAHRSNEDEQYEALRTTSGAEDKHVNISHASIISAFGWDKCPENRVSSGAHIKAVSKRRNTIQLNNNVMQYAPSPSHTNQRTTKRLKTIGDSSRTGDILNVEENFNRVWSEINDVIKDQITEMHLKFELQFSVMAREVRKRDEIIANLQSKIKNIELKTSSPRRKTELTRDKLSKLWVDADLESEDHASSSSSAELLFMRGDSLDTVFMSSPPQVQRHSSSSIFNNICKDSSGHISSRNLYKNKSEENITMGKQQKRNYVVSVSDLTGNLNMQDSVVLDIGDSSSSSSSSSKLNVKYEDIELEQKNVKDNVFAHVHHNDWEVKMLAAEMDKQERKRANSTDFKCSNSILRRRRKFSDTEADISETDPEIESFSLPRPRASSLDQFNLRYGIGKEIFKAISIDRDKNKL, from the exons ATGAAGCTCAGAACAACTGTCCAAATATCATCAGCGATACAGAAAAAGCCACCATTAAAACGGGAGGACTCATTTTTAAAGCGATTCTCTACGCGGCAAATTCCAGAAACTCAG GAAACGGTCGAAGACACTGGGTCGGAGAGCGCCTTTGGAGAATCTAATAAAAGTACAAAACGCCGGCGTCGATTTTTGCAAAAGCGGCGATCTGTTGTTAATCCAGatgaaaacttttatttctaTTGGTTAATGTTACTAACTGTTTctgttttatacaatttatgGGCTCTTATTGTGCGACAAAGTTTTCCTGAATTGCAG caaGCTGTTCctattttttggtttgtttgtgATACACTCACGGATGTTGTTTTCGTATTCGATATAGTTGTCCAACTACGCACAGGATATCTCGAACAAGGACTCATGGTTTACgatgataaaaaattagcaCTTCATTACATTCATTCTAGAGATTTCTTCTTGGATATCATATCATTGATTCCCCTGGATTTGATCCAACTCAAAATCGGTGCAAATCCTCTTCTAcggttttcaagattttttaaG GTGTATCGATGTGTAAAATTCTATTACATTGTTGAAAGTAGGACGGTTTGGCCAAACTTATGGCGAGTTATAAACTTAATtcatattcttttaattttggcGCATTGGTTTGGGTGTTTTTATTATCTATTATCGGAAGCTGAAGGATTTCAG gGAGACTGGGTATATCCTTACAGACCAGGAGATTACGCGACATTGACTAGGAAGTATCTTGGTAGTCTTTATTGGTCTACCCTTACTTTAACTACAATTGGAGATTTACCAACCCCCGAAACAAATGCAGA ACCAAATTTTTCAGTGGATGGCCCAAGATCTATACCAAGACGTGGTATACGATCTAGATTACTGCAATTCGGTTCCAATTATGG gtatatttttacaattgtcAGCTAtcttattggagttttcatttTTGCAACCATTGTCGGTCAAGTTGGAAATGTGATAACTAATCGTAATGCTAACCGCCTGGAATTCGAACGCTTGCTGGATGGAGCTAAGACATACATGCGTCATCATAAg GTTCCAGGTGGAATGAAAAGACGCGTGCTCCGTTGGTACGACTACAGCTGGTCTAGAGGACGTATCCAAGGAGGAGGTGATATAAACACAGCTTTGGGTTTATTGCCGGACAAGCTGAAAACAGAACTAGCGTTACATGTTAACTTGAGTGTCTTAAAAAAAGTCACTATATTTCAAGAGTGCCAACCAGAATTTTTACATGATTTGGTATTGAAGATGAaagcatatatatttacaccaGGAGACTCCATTTGCCGTAAAGGTGAGGTAGCCAGAGAAATGTTTATAATAGCTGATGGTATACTGGAAGTGCTCAGTGAAACCGGTAAAGTGCTAACGACAATGAAGGCTGGCGACTTTTTCGGTGAAATCGGAATTCTGAACTTGGATGGCCTTAATAA GCGTACGGCTGATGTACGCTCAGTTGGTTATTCTGAATTGTTTTCATTGTCGAGAGAAGATGTACTCGCCGCTATGAAGGACTACCCGGAAGCACAAGAAATTTTACAAACTCTTGGACGGAAGCGGCTTATGGAAGTTCGATGTGTAAATAAGAAGTACGCGAAAGCACAATGTAATAATGAGCAATCGGATCATCCACATGTATATAGCAATATTAATCGAAGCGATAGTAGCGAAAATAGTGcctcaaaaaaaattgtgtacaaattAAGAAAAGATGTTAAAGGAATCCGAAGTATGCTTAAAAAGACAAG GACCCGAAGAAGTGATGAATCGTTAGAGATGCAGCCGCTGCAAGACACCTTAAATAAAGGCAATAAAACAACTTTGAAGCGAATGTCACATGTACGTTCTGAAGAGAAGgaggaaaaaaaagaagaaaaaacacatCAAGACAAAACACCAAGTCCAATTGGTGCAGGACTACCGTTACTCCAAAGGCTGAGATTACTGAAAGAAAAACAG gatcgCGAAGAGAAAGCGGCAAAGGCAATCACACCTCAGATATCTCCCCCACATGTTCATATTGCCAATGCACTATCGCCACAGGAATCAATCCAGGAAGAACCGGAGACTGAAGTAAACGAAGCACTTCCGCTAATGCAAAGGCTACAAATGTTAAAGAATAAACAGGAAACGAAAGGCAGCGACGTGAAGGTTACA GTTAAACCAACTTCAACTGTgtctttaaagcaaaaaatacaaatgctTAATTTCGCTGGAGTGACAAAGACAGATACTATGGATAATAAGTCGAAAGACGATAAATTGGCCATTGAAGATCAAAAGCAGACTCCAAAAACACTTGATGTGCAGAAATATATTAAACACGACCTAGGTGCAATTAATAAATCGCCAAAGGCGGTAACAGGAAAGTCATTGAAAGTCATAAAACCGTCCATAAACACGTCAACAGAACGCTCAGATAGTGATATGTCGATTAAGCCATGGTCCAAACTTAAGTTAGCGACGATAATGTCAACAAGTTCTAATAATTTAGCGAAGTCTTCACCAGGAGATTCAGACGTTGAAGTAAAAACATGTTCATCAAATGAAACACCCCAAACGCCTTCTCAAGGGACAGCTGTATTTATATCCACAACACCATCTACAAGTACTTTACATTCTGTAACTGCGACCACTCCAAATACAAAGCCTACAGagcaaataaaatcgaaaattgtTGCGACAAATCATTCCAACGTAAGCAAAAAATCGTATCACTCTGTTTTTGATTTATCGCCCGAATATAGTGGATTACCATTTGTAAAGCGTCTAAAAATACTGAACGAACGTCAGAAGTTAGAAGAACTTGAAAAAGCACTACAAATGCGAAGTTTTAGCTTAGACAGTTCTAAAATAACTAGCCAACTCGCAGTGCCAGAACCGTTGTATCGATGCTTCAGTGATGTTTCTGAAATGTACTCGCAATTTTTTACAGCTTATGAATCAAGTTCATCTAATTCGACTAACACATCTCTGTCAAATAACAACAATGAGAGGAAAGACAAATATATACCGCCTGCCTATTTACCTCTTAGTCCCGAACAAAATGAAACTTCTGAACGCCGAAAGTTAAAGTGTATTTTACAGAAGCTCCGTCACAATTCAGAAGAATGTAAAAGTgcttttcaaaatgaaaatgaagacTCGTGTGTGACGGAAAAGCCCAACAAGAAATTACTAAGAGAACCGACATTAGAAGGGTATGTGGCTAGACATAGTATGCTAATGAAAAGTATAACGATCAAACCAACTCTTTCTAGTCCACCCAACAGCGCTCACAGATCTAATGAAGATGAACAGTATGAAGCCTTGCGAACGACTAGTGGAGCCGAAGATAAACACGTAAACATTTCTCACGCGTCCATAATTTCCGCTTTTGGATGGGATAAATGCCCTGAAAATCGAGTATCCAGTGGCGCTCATATAAAAGCGGTCTCAAAACGACGAAATACTATTCAACTTAATAACAATGTGATGCAATATGCTCCAAGTCCATCTCACACTAATCAACGTACAACAAAACGGTTGAAAACAATTGGGGATTCATCGAGAACAGGAG atATCCTCAACGTGGAGGAGAATTTCAATCGTGTTTGGAGTGAAATCAATGATGTAATTAAGGATCAGATTACagaaatgcatttaaaattcGAATTACAATTTTCGGTAATGGCACGAGAAGTAAGAAAACGCGATGAAATTATTGCAAATCTtcagtcaaaaattaaaaatatcgaatTAAAAACATCCTCGCCACGAAGAAAAACTGAACTTACACGTGATAAGCTTAGCAAATTATGGGTTGATGCAGATCTAGAGTCAGAGGACCATGCCAGCTCAAGTTCATCAGCAGAACTTCTATTTATG cgTGGAGACTCATTGGATACGGTTTTTATGTCATCTCCACCACAAGTTCAACGGCACAGTTCTTCGTcgatatttaataatatttgcaaagaCTCTTCAGGACAcatttcttcacgaaatttatacaaaaataaatcggAAGAGAATATTACTATGGGCAAGCAACAAAAGAGAAATTATGTTGTTTCTGTGTCAGATCTCACCGGAAACTTAAACATGCAAGATAGTGTAGTTCTAGACATTGGTGATAGTTCGAGCTCGAGTTCTTCTTCTAGCAAATTGAATGTTAAGTATGAAGACATAGAGCTAGagcaaaaaaatgtgaaagacAATGTGTTCGCACATGTACATCACAACGATTGGGAGGTAAAAATGCTTGCTGCGGAGATGGATAAACAAGAAAGAAAACGTGCGAACTCCACTGACTTTAAGTGTAGTAATTCAATTTTAAGAAGACGTCGAAAATTTAGTGATACTGAAGCAGATATTAGTGAAACAGATCCCGAAATTGAATCCTTCTCTTTACCCAGACCTAGAGCTTCAAGTTTAGACCAATTCAATTTAAGATACGGCATCGGAAAAGAgatttttaaagcaattagTATCGATCgtgataaaaataaactttga
- the LOC105222204 gene encoding uncharacterized protein LOC105222204 isoform X1, whose amino-acid sequence MKLSVSAYRAHASAHKKILSSGYHSQLNYGSTGAAVSSSAVLQMADPAENAMSVSKDRHGIECNSDTDIVSPSGTSSSERERTGTIRKTQQHGSINDNDSNAHYSDFKSSTQNKSDISEKNSDLDADWNRSNQRWMKLRTTVQISSAIQKKPPLKREDSFLKRFSTRQIPETQETVEDTGSESAFGESNKSTKRRRRFLQKRRSVVNPDENFYFYWLMLLTVSVLYNLWALIVRQSFPELQQAVPIFWFVCDTLTDVVFVFDIVVQLRTGYLEQGLMVYDDKKLALHYIHSRDFFLDIISLIPLDLIQLKIGANPLLRFSRFFKVYRCVKFYYIVESRTVWPNLWRVINLIHILLILAHWFGCFYYLLSEAEGFQGDWVYPYRPGDYATLTRKYLGSLYWSTLTLTTIGDLPTPETNAEPNFSVDGPRSIPRRGIRSRLLQFGSNYGYIFTIVSYLIGVFIFATIVGQVGNVITNRNANRLEFERLLDGAKTYMRHHKVPGGMKRRVLRWYDYSWSRGRIQGGGDINTALGLLPDKLKTELALHVNLSVLKKVTIFQECQPEFLHDLVLKMKAYIFTPGDSICRKGEVAREMFIIADGILEVLSETGKVLTTMKAGDFFGEIGILNLDGLNKRTADVRSVGYSELFSLSREDVLAAMKDYPEAQEILQTLGRKRLMEVRCVNKKYAKAQCNNEQSDHPHVYSNINRSDSSENSASKKIVYKLRKDVKGIRSMLKKTRTRRSDESLEMQPLQDTLNKGNKTTLKRMSHVRSEEKEEKKEEKTHQDKTPSPIGAGLPLLQRLRLLKEKQDREEKAAKAITPQISPPHVHIANALSPQESIQEEPETEVNEALPLMQRLQMLKNKQETKGSDVKVTVKPTSTVSLKQKIQMLNFAGVTKTDTMDNKSKDDKLAIEDQKQTPKTLDVQKYIKHDLGAINKSPKAVTGKSLKVIKPSINTSTERSDSDMSIKPWSKLKLATIMSTSSNNLAKSSPGDSDVEVKTCSSNETPQTPSQGTAVFISTTPSTSTLHSVTATTPNTKPTEQIKSKIVATNHSNVSKKSYHSVFDLSPEYSGLPFVKRLKILNERQKLEELEKALQMRSFSLDSSKITSQLAVPEPLYRCFSDVSEMYSQFFTAYESSSSNSTNTSLSNNNNERKDKYIPPAYLPLSPEQNETSERRKLKCILQKLRHNSEECKSAFQNENEDSCVTEKPNKKLLREPTLEGYVARHSMLMKSITIKPTLSSPPNSAHRSNEDEQYEALRTTSGAEDKHVNISHASIISAFGWDKCPENRVSSGAHIKAVSKRRNTIQLNNNVMQYAPSPSHTNQRTTKRLKTIGDSSRTGDILNVEENFNRVWSEINDVIKDQITEMHLKFELQFSVMAREVRKRDEIIANLQSKIKNIELKTSSPRRKTELTRDKLSKLWVDADLESEDHASSSSSAELLFMRGDSLDTVFMSSPPQVQRHSSSSIFNNICKDSSGHISSRNLYKNKSEENITMGKQQKRNYVVSVSDLTGNLNMQDSVVLDIGDSSSSSSSSSKLNVKYEDIELEQKNVKDNVFAHVHHNDWEVKMLAAEMDKQERKRANSTDFKCSNSILRRRRKFSDTEADISETDPEIESFSLPRPRASSLDQFNLRYGIGKEIFKAISIDRDKNKL is encoded by the exons CAAATCAGATATCAGCGAAAAAAATTCGGACCTGGATGCTGACTG GAATCGATCCAATCAGCGATGGATGAAGCTCAGAACAACTGTCCAAATATCATCAGCGATACAGAAAAAGCCACCATTAAAACGGGAGGACTCATTTTTAAAGCGATTCTCTACGCGGCAAATTCCAGAAACTCAG GAAACGGTCGAAGACACTGGGTCGGAGAGCGCCTTTGGAGAATCTAATAAAAGTACAAAACGCCGGCGTCGATTTTTGCAAAAGCGGCGATCTGTTGTTAATCCAGatgaaaacttttatttctaTTGGTTAATGTTACTAACTGTTTctgttttatacaatttatgGGCTCTTATTGTGCGACAAAGTTTTCCTGAATTGCAG caaGCTGTTCctattttttggtttgtttgtgATACACTCACGGATGTTGTTTTCGTATTCGATATAGTTGTCCAACTACGCACAGGATATCTCGAACAAGGACTCATGGTTTACgatgataaaaaattagcaCTTCATTACATTCATTCTAGAGATTTCTTCTTGGATATCATATCATTGATTCCCCTGGATTTGATCCAACTCAAAATCGGTGCAAATCCTCTTCTAcggttttcaagattttttaaG GTGTATCGATGTGTAAAATTCTATTACATTGTTGAAAGTAGGACGGTTTGGCCAAACTTATGGCGAGTTATAAACTTAATtcatattcttttaattttggcGCATTGGTTTGGGTGTTTTTATTATCTATTATCGGAAGCTGAAGGATTTCAG gGAGACTGGGTATATCCTTACAGACCAGGAGATTACGCGACATTGACTAGGAAGTATCTTGGTAGTCTTTATTGGTCTACCCTTACTTTAACTACAATTGGAGATTTACCAACCCCCGAAACAAATGCAGA ACCAAATTTTTCAGTGGATGGCCCAAGATCTATACCAAGACGTGGTATACGATCTAGATTACTGCAATTCGGTTCCAATTATGG gtatatttttacaattgtcAGCTAtcttattggagttttcatttTTGCAACCATTGTCGGTCAAGTTGGAAATGTGATAACTAATCGTAATGCTAACCGCCTGGAATTCGAACGCTTGCTGGATGGAGCTAAGACATACATGCGTCATCATAAg GTTCCAGGTGGAATGAAAAGACGCGTGCTCCGTTGGTACGACTACAGCTGGTCTAGAGGACGTATCCAAGGAGGAGGTGATATAAACACAGCTTTGGGTTTATTGCCGGACAAGCTGAAAACAGAACTAGCGTTACATGTTAACTTGAGTGTCTTAAAAAAAGTCACTATATTTCAAGAGTGCCAACCAGAATTTTTACATGATTTGGTATTGAAGATGAaagcatatatatttacaccaGGAGACTCCATTTGCCGTAAAGGTGAGGTAGCCAGAGAAATGTTTATAATAGCTGATGGTATACTGGAAGTGCTCAGTGAAACCGGTAAAGTGCTAACGACAATGAAGGCTGGCGACTTTTTCGGTGAAATCGGAATTCTGAACTTGGATGGCCTTAATAA GCGTACGGCTGATGTACGCTCAGTTGGTTATTCTGAATTGTTTTCATTGTCGAGAGAAGATGTACTCGCCGCTATGAAGGACTACCCGGAAGCACAAGAAATTTTACAAACTCTTGGACGGAAGCGGCTTATGGAAGTTCGATGTGTAAATAAGAAGTACGCGAAAGCACAATGTAATAATGAGCAATCGGATCATCCACATGTATATAGCAATATTAATCGAAGCGATAGTAGCGAAAATAGTGcctcaaaaaaaattgtgtacaaattAAGAAAAGATGTTAAAGGAATCCGAAGTATGCTTAAAAAGACAAG GACCCGAAGAAGTGATGAATCGTTAGAGATGCAGCCGCTGCAAGACACCTTAAATAAAGGCAATAAAACAACTTTGAAGCGAATGTCACATGTACGTTCTGAAGAGAAGgaggaaaaaaaagaagaaaaaacacatCAAGACAAAACACCAAGTCCAATTGGTGCAGGACTACCGTTACTCCAAAGGCTGAGATTACTGAAAGAAAAACAG gatcgCGAAGAGAAAGCGGCAAAGGCAATCACACCTCAGATATCTCCCCCACATGTTCATATTGCCAATGCACTATCGCCACAGGAATCAATCCAGGAAGAACCGGAGACTGAAGTAAACGAAGCACTTCCGCTAATGCAAAGGCTACAAATGTTAAAGAATAAACAGGAAACGAAAGGCAGCGACGTGAAGGTTACA GTTAAACCAACTTCAACTGTgtctttaaagcaaaaaatacaaatgctTAATTTCGCTGGAGTGACAAAGACAGATACTATGGATAATAAGTCGAAAGACGATAAATTGGCCATTGAAGATCAAAAGCAGACTCCAAAAACACTTGATGTGCAGAAATATATTAAACACGACCTAGGTGCAATTAATAAATCGCCAAAGGCGGTAACAGGAAAGTCATTGAAAGTCATAAAACCGTCCATAAACACGTCAACAGAACGCTCAGATAGTGATATGTCGATTAAGCCATGGTCCAAACTTAAGTTAGCGACGATAATGTCAACAAGTTCTAATAATTTAGCGAAGTCTTCACCAGGAGATTCAGACGTTGAAGTAAAAACATGTTCATCAAATGAAACACCCCAAACGCCTTCTCAAGGGACAGCTGTATTTATATCCACAACACCATCTACAAGTACTTTACATTCTGTAACTGCGACCACTCCAAATACAAAGCCTACAGagcaaataaaatcgaaaattgtTGCGACAAATCATTCCAACGTAAGCAAAAAATCGTATCACTCTGTTTTTGATTTATCGCCCGAATATAGTGGATTACCATTTGTAAAGCGTCTAAAAATACTGAACGAACGTCAGAAGTTAGAAGAACTTGAAAAAGCACTACAAATGCGAAGTTTTAGCTTAGACAGTTCTAAAATAACTAGCCAACTCGCAGTGCCAGAACCGTTGTATCGATGCTTCAGTGATGTTTCTGAAATGTACTCGCAATTTTTTACAGCTTATGAATCAAGTTCATCTAATTCGACTAACACATCTCTGTCAAATAACAACAATGAGAGGAAAGACAAATATATACCGCCTGCCTATTTACCTCTTAGTCCCGAACAAAATGAAACTTCTGAACGCCGAAAGTTAAAGTGTATTTTACAGAAGCTCCGTCACAATTCAGAAGAATGTAAAAGTgcttttcaaaatgaaaatgaagacTCGTGTGTGACGGAAAAGCCCAACAAGAAATTACTAAGAGAACCGACATTAGAAGGGTATGTGGCTAGACATAGTATGCTAATGAAAAGTATAACGATCAAACCAACTCTTTCTAGTCCACCCAACAGCGCTCACAGATCTAATGAAGATGAACAGTATGAAGCCTTGCGAACGACTAGTGGAGCCGAAGATAAACACGTAAACATTTCTCACGCGTCCATAATTTCCGCTTTTGGATGGGATAAATGCCCTGAAAATCGAGTATCCAGTGGCGCTCATATAAAAGCGGTCTCAAAACGACGAAATACTATTCAACTTAATAACAATGTGATGCAATATGCTCCAAGTCCATCTCACACTAATCAACGTACAACAAAACGGTTGAAAACAATTGGGGATTCATCGAGAACAGGAG atATCCTCAACGTGGAGGAGAATTTCAATCGTGTTTGGAGTGAAATCAATGATGTAATTAAGGATCAGATTACagaaatgcatttaaaattcGAATTACAATTTTCGGTAATGGCACGAGAAGTAAGAAAACGCGATGAAATTATTGCAAATCTtcagtcaaaaattaaaaatatcgaatTAAAAACATCCTCGCCACGAAGAAAAACTGAACTTACACGTGATAAGCTTAGCAAATTATGGGTTGATGCAGATCTAGAGTCAGAGGACCATGCCAGCTCAAGTTCATCAGCAGAACTTCTATTTATG cgTGGAGACTCATTGGATACGGTTTTTATGTCATCTCCACCACAAGTTCAACGGCACAGTTCTTCGTcgatatttaataatatttgcaaagaCTCTTCAGGACAcatttcttcacgaaatttatacaaaaataaatcggAAGAGAATATTACTATGGGCAAGCAACAAAAGAGAAATTATGTTGTTTCTGTGTCAGATCTCACCGGAAACTTAAACATGCAAGATAGTGTAGTTCTAGACATTGGTGATAGTTCGAGCTCGAGTTCTTCTTCTAGCAAATTGAATGTTAAGTATGAAGACATAGAGCTAGagcaaaaaaatgtgaaagacAATGTGTTCGCACATGTACATCACAACGATTGGGAGGTAAAAATGCTTGCTGCGGAGATGGATAAACAAGAAAGAAAACGTGCGAACTCCACTGACTTTAAGTGTAGTAATTCAATTTTAAGAAGACGTCGAAAATTTAGTGATACTGAAGCAGATATTAGTGAAACAGATCCCGAAATTGAATCCTTCTCTTTACCCAGACCTAGAGCTTCAAGTTTAGACCAATTCAATTTAAGATACGGCATCGGAAAAGAgatttttaaagcaattagTATCGATCgtgataaaaataaactttga